aatgaaGCCACGTGTCAAAACagtttaaatcataaaatatataagttgatgtgtctattaaattaaattgaaagttaatGTGTCAAAGTGACTAAATAGTCAAAATTCAGATATCCAAAATGAATTTggctaatattttattaatttaaaaataactgaatatgtattaataattcaaataccaaaatataaaatattaatatatatatatatatatatatatatatattattgaattatttattatagtgTATGCATTTAGCATTGATAAAGATTACCCTTAAGTATTATGACATGAAatgctaaaattaactaaattaataatgtattgaaatataaaatcattatatttgaaatctctgtattttttgtattttattatgtgatgtacaatagttaaatatatttgataaatgatACAGTAAAATCTATctataatcatatatttagaatcaaataaaatttatgattataagAAGGTTATAACTTAATAGAAGTTTGAGTActagaaatttttttgaacttaatatttaattttgtaaattaaatgatataaaaatatattaatattatatcatattatacaaataaaattgatgagataaaataaaactacagtaagacaaaaaaaataacataacatatattttttaaagtgatatttataaatattactatataaataaatattttcttaaaatttgacTTAAAAAGGTCATAACTTATTATAAtagagaatttatttttatttataactagCTCAAATTGgaatagtattttttaatcattatataaagattattcctatatagaaattttactgcatattaattacataattagtaataaaattatataataattattattattattgcatgTAACACGGATAATGaataaagtttatatatatatatattataattctataattatataatcgactaattaaaaaattattaaatcgATTTGAGCCTGACAGTGagataaaatcaatttaaaagtACACTTCAAATTTAAAcctcaataaattttaaaaaattaactcaaTCCTATAAAAAAGAAGACTTTTGCTTAACAATAGAACAAAACACATATCTTCTTGAAGtgtacacatgtcaaaatatgAACTATGCATAAACTAGCTATTGATGATGATCATAATCATGCTATAGAAGACATTAGAAAAGAATGCACTTTCTTTAATGTGTGCATTATTAAACCAAGTTACCAAGTTTAAAATAAAGGACTCATGATGCTTTTCATATAGTTATTAtgttatacatataaattgcATGTGGGCATGGTGGCCGCATTTTCTTGAGACCATCAAACTTGTACTTGTAATATAGCAAATATATTTAGGGATTATAATTTCTACTTAACTTTTTGAGTTGGACATAAACTGAAAAAGTAACTTTAATGTTTAATTTAGAGTCTACTAAACTTGTTTtaatacacacacacacacacacaataAAGAGTATCTTCAAAACAAGGCAATTTGATTGGTTTCATATGGGGGAAATGGGGGGACCATACCAAATTTTTCTTAGCTCTAAAGAGACCTAAGACATGGAGATCATCATGACTGGTGACTTCTGTATTAATTGTATATCTGTATATCTATGTATCTATCAGTCCTCTCTACAATTCAAAGTTTATTTTGCTTTGTTTTATAGTGCAAGAAGTTTTAAAAAGTTTGTGCTTTTCATGGTTCTTGTTAATTTGTATCATATTTACTTCATTGCTAATGAGTTGATGTGTATTGTCCCACAAAAGAATTTGTGGTCCTCTCCACCAATAACCATTTCTAGTCAAATTTGACTTCGTTTGCAGCTTATCTATGGAAGTGCTTATGGGAAtgttctaaatttataattctctTTTTCCATTTCCATGACTTGTTAATTGCAACTAGATCTCAATTACACTtcatatatatgcatataatATACCCACTGATCAGTCTAGTAGTCTTTCCTGCTAGTGGCATGGCTATGATTTAGCCAAGTTATTGTACTTGTTCTTAATCAATAATTGATTAGTGGGAGCTAAGTCACTTAATATCTTTTAGTTTGGTTCAACTGTTCAAGAACATTATGAATCCATTTGCATATCATATTCCATTCACTTTTCTCATTGGATATAACACTAAATCAGATTTTCTCATTGAGTTGAAACTAGATGAAAAtaacaaatgaaaagaaaatcactAAGTTACTTGAAACTGTAATATTAGATCAATTAAACTAGAGATGTTACGATTTGCactatactttttaattaattatgatattttatttttaatttaggtttaatattttaaaactcaGGACttttataaactaaaataatataagaaattcaaattgagaagtgatataaaatattaggACTTAAAATTCTCCCACACTCCCCTATGTCAATTCACCACAAAACTTGACATCTTTTCTTGCCCCATTACTCATCCAAAAACTTCAACGCAATACCAACCCTCTATCTTTTAAACATTGAAATGGAGTTAGAACACCTAGAGAATTCACTTAGGTGCAGTTCTAAGATGCTTAACCCCACATGCACAAACcctttttgcttcttttgcaCCATGAATGAGCCAGACCCATCTCTTAGAAGAGCCAAAATTGCTCAATCTTTCCAAGAAATGCCGCTTAAAGATGGTCAAGAACATGTTTTGGTCTTAAGTGGGATATGGAACATTGCCATGACTCAACCTGATGACCCAGAATTCCCATCTCTAGGCATTTTTGAATGCATGGGAAAGCTTATAGATAGAGGCATCAAAGATAGAGAATGGCTTCTTAAAGACCAAAACATCTATATTCCATACTATGCAGCTCATATCATTGGCTCTTATACCATGAACAAGGCAGAATTTGCAGATAAGGCAGTTAACTCAGGTGTGGTTCTGCCTCTAATGGAGCTTCTTAGAGGAAAAATCACATGGGTAGAGCAAAGAGTTGCAATAAGAGCACTAGGTCATATTGCTAGTCATGAAAGAACCTTTGGAGCTATTATTGAACATGAAGCGGAGATGATAGAGTTGGCCATGGAATTAGCTTGCAATTGCCTTAAAACAGTCTACAAAAGATTTCTTGGTGTGAAATATAGCAAGAGAGTGAAGTACCATTGTGACCTGCTTACAAGGGGTCTTGGagggaaagagagagagaacaagAAGGCGGAGGAATGGGCTATTCAATTACGGTGCTGGTCTTTGCATCTCTTAAACTGTTTTGCATATAAAGAAAGATGTCTTGATCTTATCTGCAAGAAACAATTTTTGAGGGATTTATGTGAGATGTGGGGTGGTTTAGGGAAGAAAACATCACCTGGTGGGTTTGGAGTCTTAAGAACTTTATGCAACTCAAAAACTGGAAGAGTAAGTATAGCAAATTTGGAAGAAGTTATAGTAAGTCTTTGCAACACATCAAGATCTTCTCATGATTGTCAACACATGGCAATAGATTCTCTTCTTTCACTGCTTAAAGACTCAGATACTAGACATAAGGTTATAGAAATTGCAGCTTTATTTCTTGCTGATTTGGTTGAGCATAACAGtttaaatgaaagaaagaaagtaatcGGAGAAGCAATTACACAAGCATTATTACAAGATTACCATAAGATCAAATATGGGTTCATAAAGTTGAAGAGTAAACGTACTGAGGATGCATTAAAGGAGATATGGGAATTGAAGgtagaaagaagaaagagagaggagaTAGTTTCTGAACAAGAATTGAAAGAGAAGACACACTTGGCTCGCTTGTTGAAACAAGAAGGTAACAAGAAGTTCTGGTCTGGTTATATTGAAAAAGCTGTAATGAAGTATACAAAAGCTTTGGATTTATGCCCATTAAGgatgagaaaagaaaggataGTTCTTTACAGTAACAGAGCACAAGGTTATTTGTTACTTAGAAATCCAGATTCTGCCATTAGTGATACCACTAGAGCTTTGTGCCTATCAAGTGCTGGAAGTCCTCATAGTAGGAGTTTGTGGAGAAGGTCACAAGCTTATGATATGAAAGGAATGGCTAAAGAAAGCTTGATGGATTGTTTAATGTTCATTAATGGCAGAAAGAAATCTAAGCAATCCAAGAATGTCAAGATGATCCCTTCCTATGCAGCTCGCATGATCAACAAGCAAGTGAATGCCACGTGGCTTTTCGCAGACGCTAAGTCGAAGAACAAAGTTGAAGAAAAAGTAGACAAATCCAATGGAGGAGAGGACGCGATGATGATGgatatgaaagaaaagaaaggtgCATGCATGTTCTTGGTTTGTCTATATCACAATTTTTAACGTATCTGTTTTTGTGCTTAATTAATTGTAATTTGTTTCTCAAAGAAGGCACTTTGTTTCACTATCTTGTACCTAGTGGCTGATTTTAGGTTATGGACGTTGCACTTACTACTAATTATATATCccaaaaaataacataaagtCACTTTTGTTTATTGACAGGCATGCCCACCATTCTTGAAGAATCGTTGGCTGAAAGGGAGTGGAGTAGAAGCAAGCAAGGTAGGGAAGAAAGGAGAAGAGAAGCTGCAGCTGTCACTGCTGAATTAGCTTATATGAAAATGGGTTGAGAGGTATGTGATCAAGTGGTGTCTATCATCATAAGAGATGAGAGGAATTTTTCCTGCTTTGTCTTGGTTCATGAATGCACACCCTAATGCCTAAAAGACCATTAACGTATTCTCAAGGCAAAGCAGGCAAAGAGAagataacataaaatatataattatctataattatttctttcactaATGTTCAGAACCATTtgtttgtttcaattttaaacgtattttcattatttggaaaaatgaaatttgatATCTTAACATTTcagttttttaaattgatatctgaactatttttttatttaatcaaatacctTACCCGAATAAATATGGCTAATATAGTGTCTCTAAATGATTTAACATGTTATATTATTCATGTATTCCCACAATGAATTAACTagatactttttttaatttttattcagttttcagcataatttttaaattttactcttACAtctcaaaaactaaaaaataaatgaaatttaacttttttcattcatccaattaaaataaatttaacactattttcttattatttattttcttgcccCTAAATAATTTCACCGAGAGAAGAGAGAGGGGCTTTTTTTAaggataatattaaaaataaaaggtaaaaaaattcttattttatgaaaaaagaaatggacagaaagaaaagaaaaagttaactcaatattttcacttttagtatttcaagaaaatatttaatagcaAATAGGAAGAAGATATTAAGAAAATcggaaagaaaagagaaaaaaaaaattgaagaataaaaatatttaaattcattcatatagaaaataagttaaattgtCATTAAAATCTACCGAGAacactataatatatataaattaacgagtttaaatatttaattaaataaaacataacTTAGAtacagaaattaaaaaaattaaacaactaaatatataattttatttttctttttaatttttatgaggGAGTGCTGAATTTGGTCGTATTAGCGGCAGGGGCAACAATAATCAAACTTGAATTTTTCGGCCTTTTGCCATTGGCGCGTGTTACAGATTGCGACCCGTAATCTAACCAAGACCAAAAATGCCCTAGCAATTAGCAATTAGCAACTAGCAACAGAGCCAAcaaaaaaatcttttgaaatacCTAATCGAGATTTTACTTGGATCGTATCCTACCTAACTCACTAATTGCTCGTTAGcattaacaataaattattgttTAGAATATGAGCTTCTATTGGAAATTATACATGGGTCTAG
The sequence above is drawn from the Ricinus communis isolate WT05 ecotype wild-type chromosome 7, ASM1957865v1, whole genome shotgun sequence genome and encodes:
- the LOC8285630 gene encoding uncharacterized protein LOC8285630, producing the protein MELEHLENSLRCSSKMLNPTCTNPFCFFCTMNEPDPSLRRAKIAQSFQEMPLKDGQEHVLVLSGIWNIAMTQPDDPEFPSLGIFECMGKLIDRGIKDREWLLKDQNIYIPYYAAHIIGSYTMNKAEFADKAVNSGVVLPLMELLRGKITWVEQRVAIRALGHIASHERTFGAIIEHEAEMIELAMELACNCLKTVYKRFLGVKYSKRVKYHCDLLTRGLGGKERENKKAEEWAIQLRCWSLHLLNCFAYKERCLDLICKKQFLRDLCEMWGGLGKKTSPGGFGVLRTLCNSKTGRVSIANLEEVIVSLCNTSRSSHDCQHMAIDSLLSLLKDSDTRHKVIEIAALFLADLVEHNSLNERKKVIGEAITQALLQDYHKIKYGFIKLKSKRTEDALKEIWELKVERRKREEIVSEQELKEKTHLARLLKQEGNKKFWSGYIEKAVMKYTKALDLCPLRMRKERIVLYSNRAQGYLLLRNPDSAISDTTRALCLSSAGSPHSRSLWRRSQAYDMKGMAKESLMDCLMFINGRKKSKQSKNVKMIPSYAARMINKQVNATWLFADAKSKNKVEEKVDKSNGGEDAMMMDMKEKKGMPTILEESLAEREWSRSKQGREERRREAAAVTAELAYMKMG